The Propionispora vibrioides genomic sequence TGGGTGACGGCAACGCAGAAGCGCAGGCTCATATTCAAAAGCTTACACAACAGACTTCACCGTCTGCGATTACCGTAGTTGGTCAAGTAGCCAACTCGGCACCGTACATGCAGGCTGCCGATATTTTCTTATTTCCCTCACGAAAAGAAGGCTTGCCCAATGCACTCATCGAGGCTATGTCCTGCGGCTGCGCCTGTATTGCCTCTGATATTGGCGGCAACACTGACCTGATATCCCCTGAAAAAGCAGGACTCTTGTTCGCCAGCGGTGATTATCAGGATTTCAGCCGGCAGCTTAATGAACTGCTAACCGAGAAGGATAACATCGCCGAACTAGGACGGAAAGCAGCTTCGTATATGAAAGCTCATTATGATATTAAAATCATTGCCGCAAAGCTTGCGCAGCTATATCAAAACCTTTTATCCAAATAATTCAAAAACGCCTTATACGTAACGCAACAACCACCAGAGGAATTTATTTTTAGACTTGACCGCCCTGCACTTCAACCGATGACTGAATTTTAACCTGGTCACATCCAGCTTTTCCATGGTAAGCATATTTTCTTGGTCATCCATTAATTCTATTGCTTCTTTTTCATAGCCGTTTTTAATCATTCGCCATATTAGTTTATATAAATTGAAAGCCTCACGGGCAGCCAGATCATATGCCAGTTGTGTTTTGTTATAATGGCCAAGTTCTTGTTCCAAAATGAACTTGGCTGATCGGCGAAAAGCATAAACCCCGTGAATATGTTTCTGCCAGTTCCATTTAGCCCTTATGGCCGACCCGGTGCGAATCCGGTAAATCATAAGTTCTTTGGGAACTGCTTTTACTTTTACGAGAGACACCAGATTTTTGATAAATTCCTGGTCCTGGGCAACCAGACAGCCTTCAGTAAAATGTAAATTGTACGAGTCAATAATACTCTTATCAACCAGGATTGCGCCTATATGCACTTGCGTTTTTTTATTGATTACATCAAGCAAAATATGCCCGCTTACATAGGGATAAGTAAATTTCCGTTTCATTCCGCCTGCGTATAAGTGAGAGTATCCGCAATACACCATAGCCACATCGTCTTGCTCTTTCGCCGTTATCATTTCATCTAAAAAATCAGGTTCCCACATGTCGTCCCCGTCAAGAAAAGCGAGGTATCCCCCGACAGCTTCCTTTATGCCGGTGTTTCTTGCGCTGGATACACCGGCATTGCTTTGATTGATTAGACGAATACGCGAGTCCTCTGCCGCCAGCTTTTCCACAATGGCGGCCGTATTATCCTTTGAGCCGTCATTTACGACTAAAGCCTCCCACTCCAGATACGTCTGTTGTTGTATGGAGCGAAGGCATTCTTCAATTTCCGTTCCCACGTTATAGGCCGGAATAACAATCGACACCAGCTTTTTCAATGTATCATCCTCCAACAAAAGTTATGCCTTCCGCCCAAGGATGGCTTGTAAAGAATTATATACTTCAACAACCAAAATCTGCTCCAGGCAGTCCATGCTTTTAGGACACTGCCGCTGCCAACAGCCGGCACAATCCCGGTCGATAATAATCGCTTTGTGGCCTGAACCAAAAGGGCCATTACGGTTGGCGTCCGTAGGTCCGTATAGGGCAACAACCGGCGCGCCGGTTGCTGCAGCCAAATGCATCGGACCGGTATCGCCGCCAACAAAAGCTTGGGACCTTCTGATTAAATAGGCTAATTGCTTCAATGTGGTCTTACCTATCATGTTGACAGGCGGGATACGCATTATAGCTTGCATTTCAGCAAAGGCTGTTGTTTCTTTGGCGCCGCCAATAACGACAGGAATAACACCATCTTCATAGAGCCTGTCTGCTAATTCCGCAAAGCGGGAAACCGGCCAGCACTTATTAGGCCAGTTGGCACCGATTGCCAAAATAACATAGGAATTTTGTACGTCTAATCCGCTATGTTTTGCGATGGCCAACGCCTGCCCGGCTTCTTCCTCCGTAATCTCGATTGGAAATACAGGGGCATCAACCTGGCATCCCAGCGAACGAACCACATCCAGATAACGGTTGACCACATGTCCGTCAGCAAAAGGGCCGCATACCTTTCTACCGAGAAAATCACTGCCTTCCCGGGCATTGCAATAAACCAAGCGTTCCCGGGCGCCACTAAGCCAGGAAATCATGCCGCTTTTAAATAATCCCTGCAAATCAATACTCAAATCAAAATGATGCTGTTTTAATTCTTTTGCAAAACCCGGCCCATGCCGCAACAAGCCGCCAATTGATTTAAATTTCGGTTTATCAAAAACAATAATTTCATCTATATCCGGATTGTTCGTCAAGAGATCATAAGCCGGTTTTTCGACTACCCAGGTGATACGCGCCTCTGGGTAGCACTGCTTCAAAGCATGAGCTACAGGCAACGCATGAATTACATCACCGATGGCACTTAATTTGACGATAAGAATGTTGCGGTAAGACATCAGGCACCTCTTTTCAACCGCAAAATACGCAGAGAGCACAGAGGCAATTCAATTCATCCGCAACATCGCGCACCCTATTTGAACTTCTGCAATCTCCACGCACCTGTGGTCTCTTTATGCTTTTATTTTATTAATAATCTGAGTTGATGATCTTCCCTCTACCATGGGAACGAGAACAATTTTACCCCCATGCTTTGCTACTGCTTCCGCTTCCGGCAGCTCGGCAACGGCATAATCGCCACCTTTAACATAAATGGTCGGTTGAATCACCTCAACTAATTCGGAGGCCGTGTTTTCTCCAAACAGCACTACATAATCAACAACAGACAGGGCAGAGAGTACTTCAGCTCTGTCATTTTCATTGTTTACCGGACGGGTAGGACCTTTTAATATTCGTACCGATTGATCTGTATTCAGCCCTACAATCAGACAGTCCCCCTGATTGCGGGCGGCTGTCAAATACCGGACATGACCTACGTGCAATATGTCAAAACAGCCGTTGGTAAATACGACCGTTTTACCAGCGGCTTTCAAGCTAGCAGCTATTAATTGGACTTTTTCCCGTGATACAACGGACATGGTAAAACCTCCAGTAACACATTATGCTCCATCATGATTGCCAATCGCTTCTCTCAATTCTTCCGGGCTACTTGTAGCCGTTCCTGGTTTTCTAACCACAATGCCGGCGGCAAAATTGGATAACCTGGCAGCATCATAATAGGATGCACCGGCAGCCAAGGCTAATGTCATAGCCGCCACTACCGTATCGCCGGCGCCGGTCACATCATAGACTTCACTTTTATTGGTCACCGGAATATTGCTAATCTTACCACTTCGTTCAAAAAGCATCATGCCGTCAGGACCCCGGCTGATCAGTACGGCCTCTGCCTCAAGCCGCTCCAGAATGATCTTACCGGCATGTTGCAGAGATACGGCATCAACAGTCTTCAAGCCTAAAGCGGCGGCGGCCTCCGATTCGTTCTGCTTAACCACGGTAACCCCTTTATAGGACATAACATCATAGCGGGAGTCCACAATGCAGGGAATCTGCATCTCCTTGCAGTAGGCAATGACATAGTCCCGGATCCGGGATGACACGGTGTGACTGCCATAGTCACTTAGGACTACGGCAGCCATAGCACTAAGATTCTCTTTAATGCTTTTTACTATTTTTTCTTCCGTTTCTTCTGAAAAGGGCTGCTTACATTCCCGGTCAATGCGGACAATCTGCTGCCGGACGGTCGCCTGTCCCCCGGCCATAATACGGGTTTTGGTAATTGTCGGCCGATCAGGACCACTAATCAGCCCGTCCGTGTGAATGCCTTTATCACCCAATTCCTGCCGCAGTTGATTACCGGCATAATCATCGCCTACAACCCCCATAGCAAACACTTCACCGCCCAGGGCAGCCACATTGTAGGTTGCATTGGCAGCACCGCCGGGAACAACATGCTCTGCCGAGTGTTCCAGGATCAAAACGGGCGCTTCACGGGAAATCCGGGCGATCTTTCCTTCCAAGTACACATCGGCAACCATATCACCGATAACCATAATTTTTTTATCTTTTAACTTGGGCACAAGCTCCAGCAAAGTCTGCAAAATTAACGTCTCCTTCTAGGGAATCACTGATTTATTCACACCGCGCATCCTGGCGGATCTTTTTCCGTCTGGCTACGTCAGCAGAATCTCGAAATAGGGACCGCTATTCCTACGTTTTTACTTCCTTGCCAGCCGAAAAAATCTCTCGCTAGCCTGTCAGGCGCATTAAATCAGCGGTTCCCTAAAAATGAGCCATGGTAATGTCAAATTTAACCTGATCGCGTTTAGCCCGGTAAGTGAGGCTGGCATCCCAGCAATGCAGGTTGTGTGTCCAGGTATAATCAACATCCTGTACCCGGTGACCATCAATTTCATAGGTGTGATTAATTGCGATTGAGTTTAACCGATCAACCTTATAGCTAAACCCAGTCCGCAGTTCCTGTTCCGAGTTGGGTTGATTATAGTCAAAGGTGGTATCGTAATCATGATTATAGGAATATCCCACCCAAGTAGAAAGGCGATCCGATACTTTTTTATTCAGGTTTACATCAAAACGAACCGGCGTCCAGGTAGTGTCATTGTAACTTTCCTTAATATACCCAATGCCTGTCCCCAAGTTTAACGTAGTTGATTGGCTAAGCTTAATAGGATCTCTACTAAAATATACATGATAATCCTGACGCCAGCTGCTCTTAGCCGAATCTACCCATTTACCGTAAGAAGCGCCAAAAGTATAGCTAAACGGAGATTCGCCCAGTCGCTTGCTGGTCGTATTCAGTCTCAGTTCCGGTTCTACTTTAATCCAGGAATCATCATTGTCTTTTAAATATCCCTGCACCAACTGCAAATTATAGCCCTTTTCTTCATCCTTCACTCCATAGAAAGGCTTAAATCCCTTTTGAGAATAATAACGCAAATCGGCAAAAGCCGACAAATTGCTGTTATTACCGATAGGGGTCTCTAAATGTTGTTTCAGTGTAATTCCATCGTGGTCATATCCTATAGTGGGAAAAGGGTTATTATCCGTCTTATCCTTTTTTAACGACCCACGATAAGCGGGCATAGAATACACGACGGTATTCTTTATCCAAAACTTCGCATTATGAACAATATAATGATCCCCTGGCCAGATTTCAATCGATTCCCCGCTAATGCGGTAATCAGGCACAATAGCCGGGCAGCGGGTCATCCAGCCTTTGTTGATAATGCTCTTATCCGGCTGCAACTCAATTTGGTTCGCATGAACCCGTTCCTTATCTATATTTCCGTTAACGTCCGCCATAGTGCCGGTATGCTTTTGATAGTTATATTGTAAGGAATTGCCTGTTAAGTCCATTCCCGGTTGCATGAGTACAGCTTTATCCTGAATCCATACTTCATATTGCTTAGCGTTTCCTTCTACCAAGTCCGCCAGTATTTTGCTATCCATCTGAGTAACATTCACATTGCCCTGGGCAAAAAAGTCACCATTGGAATCGACATATTTAAGCTGATCAGCATCAATAACAATCGGAGCCTTTTGTTGAGCAGTCTTTTTGTCGGAATCAGCATCTTTAGCTTTATCGGTTTTAACATGATTGTCCGCTGCCAAAGCCGGAAAAAAAGCAGCAGCGGCCAACAGAATCCCTGCGGTACAAGCTGCCAGTTGTTGTTGCTTTTTCATAAAAGTACTCCTGTCTAGCGTAATAGTGTCATCCTATCCTTATATAGTTTACTCCACTGCCTTCAATAATACAATATCATTCCAATTTTTTGCAGTTATCGCCTCAACGGCATGTAAATCCACCCGAATCGACTTGATATCCCCTTCGGCACGTGCCACCGCATTCGACAAGGCATCCAACTGTGCCTTTTGCACTTCGTTTTGATGCAATAAGGCTTTGGCGATTTGATTCGTTTCCTGCAATTGCTCTTCTATATTTTCCGCCCGGCATTCGAGCTTATCCAATCGTTGCTCCATAGCGCCGACCCGCTGCTCAATAGCCCCAACCTGCTGTTCAATGGCCATAACCGTTTTCTTTATGGATTTGACTTCGCCTAAGAGTTCCCGCATCAGCTCTTCCACAGAAATCACTCCTACATTTTGCATATCAGGTATACTATTCTACATAGACTGCCTTTATCCTGCACAATCTGCGCCGGGAAAATATACAAGAAGGCCGCAGGCTACATAGCCTGCGGCCTTCTCTTATATTTAATTCGTTACACTTAACCCCTCTATCAAAGTGTCGGCTTGGGTCTGGATATACATAACCGCTCCAGGAGTAATCGTAATATCCTTCCCTTTGATGAACGCACCACCAACTACCCCTATAGGACCTAATACAACCATACCAGCGACCGAAGCTCCGGCAGCCTTGGCCAGAGATTTAGTCTCTTCCTTCGCTTTTTCCCCTACATAGGTGGCAATTGGCGAGCCATCAAGCGAAGCAATCGAATCAAAAGACATTTCCAGCACAGCATCCCGGCCAAAATTGCGGGACCGTTCCACCTTAGTAACCTTGCCGCTGCCCATAGCACCCTTGGCAATCACCAGTACCCCTCCGGAATAGACATCCTCAGCAGCCTGGAATAACACCTCGTCACCAACACGGCTGGAGCGGGAGTCAAGAGAAGAAACCATTTGAATCTTAATCAGCAAATCCTTATTTACCGTCGTGTGCACGGCATTTACCTGACCAGCCGGATAGGTCAGACTCAACAGCTTGGTGATCCGTTCATCAATACCGCCTTTTTCCGTAGCACCATAAATGGAATGTTCCAGATTATCCAGGCGCTGCAAAGCCGGTCCGTTATTAACAGAGTGAGTAACGCTCCATTCCGCCGCATTCAAACGCAGCACCAAGGAAGAATCCGTGCCACTTCCGCCCTTTACATAGTCGTATAACTTATCAATTTTAGTAAGCAATGCATCCTGACTATCGACATTGTAAATATCTGTTTCCAGTTTCCTCACCCGGTCGACCAGTGCACCTGTTTGCTCAACGCCATAAATTAGTTTTTCCACCGCAACTGTTTTATCAAGTGCGTTGATTTCCTGTGAAGGATCAGCCGCTACTACGATAGAAGACATAAGAAACAAACCCAGTACAACTGTTGACAATATTTTACGAAACATAACCTGCCTCCTTTGTTATCCTCTTATACTCTATAATAATTCTCTTTTTCGAAAAAATATCCTGCCAAACGGCAGGATATGAATAGATTATTAGATTCTTACATCAATCATGGCTGAAACGCCCACTCCCTGCACCCGGGAGAAATTGACCGGATTTTTACTGTCAATGGGAATCAAGGCTTTAACCCGGAACTGGCTGCCGTTGAAGTTTCCCTCAATCTGTACAACCGCCTGCACCCTATCTACCAGGTTCTGAGGCCCCGTCACCTGCACAGCCCCCACATAGCCGCCACTGCCAAACGTTAATATCGGCACCACTTTGGTTGCATAATCTGATCCGGCCCCGTGCTGCATTGTCAGGGTATTAATAAAATTGTTCAGCGGCCCGGCAAACTTGTCAATTACAACTGCGATACCGCCAACTTTAAGAATATCTCCTAAGCCAAAAGCCTGTGCCGCCGGTACAGCTCCCACAGAAAGCAAACAAACCAGCAATAAACCCACAACAAATTGTTTTTGCCTTTTCATACGTAATCCTCCCTATAAATGATCTTCTCAATAACGAAACTATATTTATCATATCTACAAAACTCCCGGATTTTCCTTATCCAAAAAAGAAAATCCCCTTACTTTCTTCACAAAAATTACAAGCAATGCTGCTATCAATAGAGCAAAGCCCAAATAAGGCGCATTTGTCACAGAAGCCTTCAAAATATCCATTGAGCCATCCTGAGAGAAGGATATCGCTACTTTCCCCCCTACCCGAGCGGCAAACACCATACCGGCATGAAGACCAATCGCAGCATACAAACTGCCCATATATTCATATGTATAAATCAAAAGAAGACCTAATGCAGTGATAAAGAAGAACATTCCTACTGATGAAGCATTGATAAATTCCAGCGAAACAAAAGTCTGGATAAGATTTTCTTCCCCCGCAGCCCAGCGTAATAACCAGGCAAAGCTAATCCAATGAAGACTGCCAAAAAAAGCAGCCGCCAGCAAAGCCGCCGGCATCTTATTTTGTAAATCCCGCCAAAAGGCCTTATACACAATACCGCGAAAAAAAGCCTCTTCAATGAACGCTACCGTCAATGCCCCTAACAAATACCAAAGTAAGGTACGCCATATATGATCAGCAGGAAAACGCTCCCATTCCAGAAACCCATACCCCATCAGACACTTTGCTGTATAAAAAGCCAACACAGCAACGCAGCCAATTATAAAGCTATAGATAAGCAAACTGGTTCGCCGGCGATTTAGCTTACCCAATTGCATAGAAGGAAGATTAAAACGAGAGTAAACGTACCAAACCACAAGGGCAACAATCACCATTGTTACCCGCAACAATATATCATCGGCATCCACGGAAGCCAGTACCGGGAAATTCATTAGCAAAAAATTATAAATCCAGGAGAAGGGCCAAACAACAATAAGTAATGCAGCAAACACAATAAATACAAAAAGAAAGCCCAAGCCAATCCCTCCTGTCATACTGACTATATAGTCTATTTTAGCATAAGAGACTCCCGTAACCAAGTTTTTTGCGGAATTTATACGAGATTATTTATCTATCCTTAAATGAAACCAAAGGAATTTGCATCAATTATCAGCCTTAATCCAGTGAATAGCGGCAATATCTTAGCCTCTCTTTTGTTGTCTGACTCCTGTTATACCTCCCTTCTTTATCTTGGGCCATACCATTATCTAGTGTTTAAACAAGGAAAGTTGCTAACTCTCATAAAAAAAGCCATTACACAACGTAAAAAGTTTTTATGGCTGTTAAGCGGTGATTTAGTCACCCAGACAAGCCTGCTTATTTATCGCTGTATAATAGCTACATTCATATTTATATTATTAACTAACAAGTATTAAAAAGGACTTTTTAACATTGTCCAATCATACAGTTTACCTTCTAAAGCACGTTTAGCATTATAAGCAGAAAAACGTTCTATAGTAAATTCCTTAATGTAAGTATCACCACTGATCATGGCGGGATGATTGATAAATTTCCCCTCATTTTGTACATTAAATGCTAACAAAGTAAAATAACTACCCTTTTGTTTTGCATTTTCTTTAACAATGACCCCCAAACTTACCGGTGATTGCGGTTCAAAAAAATTAGAAGTAATTTCTCTTTTGGAAGTAAAGCTTTGCGCTGCCGGAGAAGTCACTAATTCATAGGCTTCCGGGAAATAGATTTTAAGATCTTTTATTTTGATGGCATAGTTGAAGCTAAAATGTTGAATTTGGACATACGCACCGGGTTTCGTAGTTTCATACATAACCGACATATGTACCGGAAGTCCGCTGGTAACGAAGGAATAGATATAAGTCGGGTCTTTAGAATATTTATGTCCCTCCTTATCCCATTCATCTTTAGTCCAGTGATTTTTGCTTTCGTCAACGACCGTACCATAATCTCCATATTTATTTGTTATTGTCGCTTGTGTGTCATTGAGGTTTGCATAGGAAAAACCACTTAATAGCACCGTTAGCAGAGAAAAACATACCCAGATCTTTTTCAAAACAATCCCTCCACAATAATTAATACTATGTTTAAAAAAATAGATCTTACAATGAAATTATATTCTTCCTATATTTAC encodes the following:
- a CDS encoding glycosyltransferase family 2 protein; amino-acid sequence: MKKLVSIVIPAYNVGTEIEECLRSIQQQTYLEWEALVVNDGSKDNTAAIVEKLAAEDSRIRLINQSNAGVSSARNTGIKEAVGGYLAFLDGDDMWEPDFLDEMITAKEQDDVAMVYCGYSHLYAGGMKRKFTYPYVSGHILLDVINKKTQVHIGAILVDKSIIDSYNLHFTEGCLVAQDQEFIKNLVSLVKVKAVPKELMIYRIRTGSAIRAKWNWQKHIHGVYAFRRSAKFILEQELGHYNKTQLAYDLAAREAFNLYKLIWRMIKNGYEKEAIELMDDQENMLTMEKLDVTRLKFSHRLKCRAVKSKNKFLWWLLRYV
- a CDS encoding glycosyltransferase family 9 protein yields the protein MSYRNILIVKLSAIGDVIHALPVAHALKQCYPEARITWVVEKPAYDLLTNNPDIDEIIVFDKPKFKSIGGLLRHGPGFAKELKQHHFDLSIDLQGLFKSGMISWLSGARERLVYCNAREGSDFLGRKVCGPFADGHVVNRYLDVVRSLGCQVDAPVFPIEITEEEAGQALAIAKHSGLDVQNSYVILAIGANWPNKCWPVSRFAELADRLYEDGVIPVVIGGAKETTAFAEMQAIMRIPPVNMIGKTTLKQLAYLIRRSQAFVGGDTGPMHLAAATGAPVVALYGPTDANRNGPFGSGHKAIIIDRDCAGCWQRQCPKSMDCLEQILVVEVYNSLQAILGRKA
- the rfaE2 gene encoding D-glycero-beta-D-manno-heptose 1-phosphate adenylyltransferase encodes the protein MSVVSREKVQLIAASLKAAGKTVVFTNGCFDILHVGHVRYLTAARNQGDCLIVGLNTDQSVRILKGPTRPVNNENDRAEVLSALSVVDYVVLFGENTASELVEVIQPTIYVKGGDYAVAELPEAEAVAKHGGKIVLVPMVEGRSSTQIINKIKA
- a CDS encoding bifunctional heptose 7-phosphate kinase/heptose 1-phosphate adenyltransferase, translated to MLQTLLELVPKLKDKKIMVIGDMVADVYLEGKIARISREAPVLILEHSAEHVVPGGAANATYNVAALGGEVFAMGVVGDDYAGNQLRQELGDKGIHTDGLISGPDRPTITKTRIMAGGQATVRQQIVRIDRECKQPFSEETEEKIVKSIKENLSAMAAVVLSDYGSHTVSSRIRDYVIAYCKEMQIPCIVDSRYDVMSYKGVTVVKQNESEAAAALGLKTVDAVSLQHAGKIILERLEAEAVLISRGPDGMMLFERSGKISNIPVTNKSEVYDVTGAGDTVVAAMTLALAAGASYYDAARLSNFAAGIVVRKPGTATSSPEELREAIGNHDGA
- a CDS encoding LptA/OstA family protein gives rise to the protein MKKQQQLAACTAGILLAAAAFFPALAADNHVKTDKAKDADSDKKTAQQKAPIVIDADQLKYVDSNGDFFAQGNVNVTQMDSKILADLVEGNAKQYEVWIQDKAVLMQPGMDLTGNSLQYNYQKHTGTMADVNGNIDKERVHANQIELQPDKSIINKGWMTRCPAIVPDYRISGESIEIWPGDHYIVHNAKFWIKNTVVYSMPAYRGSLKKDKTDNNPFPTIGYDHDGITLKQHLETPIGNNSNLSAFADLRYYSQKGFKPFYGVKDEEKGYNLQLVQGYLKDNDDSWIKVEPELRLNTTSKRLGESPFSYTFGASYGKWVDSAKSSWRQDYHVYFSRDPIKLSQSTTLNLGTGIGYIKESYNDTTWTPVRFDVNLNKKVSDRLSTWVGYSYNHDYDTTFDYNQPNSEQELRTGFSYKVDRLNSIAINHTYEIDGHRVQDVDYTWTHNLHCWDASLTYRAKRDQVKFDITMAHF
- a CDS encoding CPBP family glutamic-type intramembrane protease, which translates into the protein MGFLFVFIVFAALLIVVWPFSWIYNFLLMNFPVLASVDADDILLRVTMVIVALVVWYVYSRFNLPSMQLGKLNRRRTSLLIYSFIIGCVAVLAFYTAKCLMGYGFLEWERFPADHIWRTLLWYLLGALTVAFIEEAFFRGIVYKAFWRDLQNKMPAALLAAAFFGSLHWISFAWLLRWAAGEENLIQTFVSLEFINASSVGMFFFITALGLLLIYTYEYMGSLYAAIGLHAGMVFAARVGGKVAISFSQDGSMDILKASVTNAPYLGFALLIAALLVIFVKKVRGFSFLDKENPGVL